In one Dreissena polymorpha isolate Duluth1 chromosome 7, UMN_Dpol_1.0, whole genome shotgun sequence genomic region, the following are encoded:
- the LOC127837004 gene encoding uncharacterized protein LOC127837004, protein MTFECWFAGCEKIFTTRDQLRNHVSNHGYLRVVCPWCSEDEKSKRRMVDLKRHVSECHVRVIADDERLHFLRERCGFFLAINPDDYKRAIGTPEEDPASDYLKDAVRGLCAKNPKGRSITEWEKGWRSVQPYSPTKPQVNTIVSVTMAQSGVHAVLWVGDKNYRRVTVSPAVIGQPKKREALFRRMAVAHTPSDLPPCLDDWTSCEDTPSERLARCLGVDIEDLVLIEAPLTSNAQSSTPCPTSPLPESPKISLHSPQKSPPRKVQKRDPDISLSAVAAPPHSRKLTFEQLFNDLERPTKSPKTSSPTCQPKSPVEIISSADGHHTPLKSLPRQLQAPPSKQPLPKSLPRQLQATPFTQPLPKSLPRQLQAPPSTQPLPTSRTPVSPAQNTPVLQVWPNSSPVAPRQLLIPPSPGSVSSRVSSDVNSAIKDSAMALLCSGGMPLFSPGRRDWTLATPVALPVTGPLSTWPPADWQQMSPEDKLMAWEATAYTLGVSFNFPISRNYLLDAFQCQALPGSRNPSINSHEAQMRHFNYMALRNIAVEKTPNGPCDSNIVASLQAASSLSMSQVEGPYKTFISSLEGIPLRLHSSESRSGSRSSSLRKK, encoded by the coding sequence ATGACGTTCGAATGCTGGTTTGCCGGATGCGAAAAGATTTTCACAACTCGTGATCAGCTGAGGAACCACGTCAGCAACCACGGGTACCTACGGGTGGTCTGTCCATGGTGCAGCGAGGATGAGAAGTCCAAGAGACGGATGGTTGACCTCAAGAGACATGTGAGTGAGTGTCACGTCAGGGTGATCGCGGACGATGAGAGACTTCACTTCTTACGTGAGCGTTGTGGGTTCTTCTTGGCCATCAATCCAGATGATTACAAGCGTGCTATTGGAACACCGGAGGAGGATCCTGCCTCAGATTACCTGAAGGATGCCGTCAGAGGATTGTGTGCCAAGAACCCAAAGGGGCGTTCCATCACGGAGTGGGAGAAGGGTTGGCGGTCCGTCCAACCATATTCCCCGACGAAACCGCAGGTCAACACCATCGTATCCGTGACCATGGCTCAATCGGGAGTTCATGCGGTGCTGTGGGTAGGTGACAAGAACTACAGAAGAGTGACTGTATCACCAGCCGTTATCGGGCAGCCAAAGAAGCGAGAAGCCTTATTTCGACGGATGGCAGTCGCCCACACCCCAAGCGATCTTCCGCCTTGTCTGGACGACTGGACATCTTGCGAGGACACGCCGTCTGAACGTCTGGCAAGATGTCTAGGAGTGGACATCGAGGATCTTGTTCTCATTGAAGCCCCCCTCACTTCCAATGCACAGTCGTCTACTCCATGTCCGACTTCCCCACTACCTGAATCACCAAAGATCTCTTTGCACTCTCCCCAGAAGTCGCCGCCCAGAAAAGTCCAGAAACGTGATCCTGACATATCCCTCAGTGCCGTTGCTGCCCCACCTCATAGTCGGAAGTTGACCTTCGAGCAATTGTTCAATGACTTGGAAAGGCCAACGAAGTCACCTAAAACATCATCACCCACGTGTCAACCGAAGTCACCTGTGGAAATTATTTCCTCGGCAGATGGGCATCACACACCCCTGAAGTCTCTACCCCGTCAACTTCAGGCACCACCATCCAAACAGCCCCTCCCGAAGTCTCTTCCCCGTCAACTTCAGGCAACACCATTCACACAGCCCCTCCCGAAGTCCCTTCCCCGTCAACTTCAAGCACCACCATCCACCCAGCCCCTCCCGACGTCCCGAACACCAGTCAGTCCTGCACAGAATACTCCCGTGTTGCAGGTCTGGCCCAATTCCTCGCCAGTGGCGCCAAGACAACTACTGATTCCTCCAAGTCCTGGCTCAGTATCGTCTCGGGTATCTTCAGATGTCAACTCTGCAATAAAGGACAGTGCCATGGCCCTACTTTGCTCTGGTGGGATGCCTCTTTTTTCACCAGGCAGACGTGACTGGACGCTGGCTACGCCCGTAGCATTGCCTGTCACTGGCCCTTTGAGTACATGGCCCCCAGCCGACTGGCAACAGATGTCACCAGAAGATAAATTGATGGCGTGGGAGGCTACAGCCTATACGTTGGGCGTTTCTTTCAACTTTCCTATTTCAAGGAATTACCTCTTGGATGCGTTCCAGTGTCAGGCGCTGCCCGGGTCCCGAAACCCCTCTATAAACTCCCATGAAGCACAGATGCGCCATTTTAATTACATGGCCCTCAGAAACATCGCTGTTGAAAAAACACCTAATGGACCATGTGACAGCAACATTGTCGCCAGTCTGCAAGCAGCTTCTTCCCTGAGCATGTCACAAGTTGAGGGACCATACAAAACTTTCATCTCTTCGCTAGAAGGCATCCCACTCCGCCTCCATTCTTCGGAGTCGCGTTCAGGAAGTAGATCAAGCAGCCTCAGGAAGAAATGA